In Quercus robur chromosome 11, dhQueRobu3.1, whole genome shotgun sequence, the following proteins share a genomic window:
- the LOC126705610 gene encoding pathogenesis-related protein 1-like, with amino-acid sequence MVAAIRFVNKGSVSVYHFINTLQQSTIRLALYHLVPLYHYIQPLINVIYYQKKPNMMMFKISLAIVCVIGLATVHVSLAQNSPQDYLNAHNAARAQVGVGPIRWDAKVASYARNYVDKLKGSCKLVHSVGPYGENLACGSRDLSGIAAMNMWVAEKPKYDYNSNSCVGGECCHYTQVVWSNSVHLGCAKVRCNNGATIISCNYY; translated from the coding sequence ATGGTGGCGGCAATCAGATTTGTAAATAAGGGGAGTGTTTCTGTTTACCATTTTATTAACACACTTCAACAATCAACCATTAGACTAGCTTTATATCATCTTGTACCTTTATATCACTATATACAGCCCCTCataaatgttatttattatcaaaagaaaccaaacatgATGATGTTTAAGATTTCACTAGCAATTGTTTGTGTCATTGGCTTAGCCACGGTCCATGTCTCCCTTGCCCAAAACTCACCACAAGACTACCTCAATGCTCACAACGCAGCTCGTGCACAGGTTGGTGTTGGACCCATAAGATGGGATGCAAAAGTAGCTTCTTATGCCCGAAACTACGTTGATAAACTTAAAGGTAGCTGCAAACTTGTGCATTCAGTAGGTCCTTATGGTGAGAACCTAGCATGTGGTAGCCGTGACCTTTCGGGCATAGCCGCTATGAACATGTGGGTAGCAGAGAAGCCCAAGTATGACTACAACTCTAATTCATGTGTTGGCGGTGAGTGCTGCCACTATACACAGGTGGTTTGGAGCAATTCAGTGCATTTGGGGTGTGCCAAAGTTCGATGCAACAATGGTGCCACTATCATCAGTTGCAACTATTATTAA